The genomic window CCTGGAAAGATCGAAATGCATCCTGAAGACCGACATTACCATCACCGCATCCAATACAGGAGAAGCGCTTTATGCCACTCATGATGTGGATGTGCATGCCATATCGGATCTGATAACCCAGGGTGAAATAGTGGAGCTGAAGAGAGAGCTGGAATTCCAGGGAACAAAACTGATCGCCCATTACTTCCAGGAAATCCTCGAGATCATCATCAATGAAAATCCATCCAATACCGGGAAACTGCCTCTCATTCCGGATGATTATATCATCAACCTGCCCAATGACCAGCTGAAGGAAATGATTACCGCCAATGCGATCAGCGGATGCATTGCCCTGGAAATCGTAGGCAGTAATGTGATCAAGGATATTAATAAAGACTGGACGGCAGCCGGGAGTTTTATCGGCTACCTGATTTAATAACTATTATCATTGAGTAGATATTGTATGATTAATTATAAAAACCATGACCTATGCGCAGAGTATTGTACCACACGGCAAAACCTTCGGGGCGTGTTAAAAATTCACCGCCGATCGTTATCGAAGTAGAACCGGTAGAGCCTCAGCCGGTGGAAAAAGAAGAGGTGATGCCCTTTGTGATCAGCCATGAAGAAGAGATTATCGGCTATATTAAGGAAAAAGCGGTAAAGGAAACCATGAGCCATCTTTCCCCGCTTCTCGAAAAGCTGGAAGAGGCGGTAAAGCAGCAGCAGGCCAACCAGGAAGCCCAGGCAACAGCGGGCGGCCTGATGATCTCCGGCCAGGAAGACCGGCTGAAAAACCTGCAGGAGACTTTCAGAAAAAAGGAACTGAAGGTTGCCGAACGCTTACAACAGCTGCAGGCAAGATTTGCACGCATCCGTAAATGAATATTCAACCCCAAATTAAAAATAATATGACAGACAGCCAGAATGAAATCAACACAGAAGTTGTAGGAATGTCTTCCACGGTACCCGCCGCCATTTCGATGCAGGTGAATGCCCATTCCACCGGATTAATGTATGAACAGTCCGTTCTGAACCAGCAGCGGGATTCGCTGATCGGATTGAGCAATTCCGCTATGGGAATCAAAAAGATCAGTTCCATCAGGTTAAAGAAAGAATTCAACGCGTTCCGGAAGAGCCGATTCGATATTTAATGTAACCCAAAACTTTCCTGATGAGATGCGGACATTTTACGGATGTAACATCGCTTCGACAGGCACATTATTTTACAGTACCCGCTGAAGGTCCGCATCATTTATCTTAACATATCTTCAGTTTCTGCACGAGGCCCGGCGAAGGCTTTCAACCATTGTACCGAGAACCACCCTTAACGATTTATCAATCTTTCCAGTCTTAAAACAATCATTTTAAGCCTTTGCCACGGTGCCTTTTCCGGAAAAACAGATTTTAATAAAAACAGTTTGACAATCAAATCATTATTAACCGAGATTATCTCAAAAAACAAAAACAATTATGACAGTGAATCCACAAATCACCGATGCGGTAACGCAAACCAATGTAAAAGTAGTGGCCGAAGCGCCGGCCATGGCTTTAGGAAATGTTTACCAGACCGCAGCCCATTCCACAGGGCTGATGTTTGAAAACGCCGTCAACAACCAGAACCAGCAGAATATTCTGGGACAGGCCGCCACGACCCAGGGCGTGATGCAGATCTACAGCTTCGACACTGTAGCGGATGCCCTTTCCATCGCCAGAATGCTGAATCCCAATCCGTAAATCAGTCAGAACGATTCGGATACTTGCGGGAGCGCTTTACAAGCAGCTTACCGATACCATCCATTTAATTTTAACTAAATCATGACCGGAAAATCCGGCCATCCAAACCTTAAAACAATTTAATTATGTCATTCGTAAATCAACAAATCACAGATGCAGTAACGCAAACCAATGTAAAAGTAGTAGCCGAAGCCCCGGCTATGGCTTTAGGAAATGTTTACCAGACCGCAGCCCATTCCACCGGACTGATGTTTGAAAACGCCGTCAACAACCAGAACCAGCAGAACATTTTAGGACAGGCCGCCACAACCCAGGGGGTAATGCAGATTTACAGCGTGGATACCGTGGCAGATGCTATTTCCATCGCCAGGATGATGAACCCTAACCCGTAATCCCTACGCAAAAACAGCTCAGCAGCCGGATCAGGTCCGGTTGCTTTTAAAAATCAATTCCAATGTAATAACCATGACCGGAAAATCCGGTTTATTCAAACCTTAAACACATATAATTATGGCAAACGTAAATGAACAAATTACAGACGCAGTAACACAAACCAACGTAAAAGTAGTAGCCGAAGCCCCGGCAGTGGCCCTGGGAAACGTGTACCAAATCGCTGCCCATTCCACAGGGCTGATGTTTGAAAACGCCGTCAACAACCAGAACCAGCAGAACATCTTGGGACAGGCGGCCACAACCCAGGGGGTAATGCAGATCTACAGCCTGGATACCGTGGCCGATGCCATCTCCATCGCCAGGATGATGAATCCTTCTTAACCTTAGTGTTTTCAGATTCTTTTTCAGGGAGGATAGGATTATCCTCCCTGATTTTTTAAGACAATCAATATTAATAATATAAATTAAAAACAATATGCTAAGATTTATAACACGAACATCCAGATTGTCAAGGACAAGTTCTGTGTGGGCCGATAGAACACCTGTGATCTCAAGATTAAATAGCTATAGATATTTTTCTAGTGAAAGTGCTTATGATTTACCTGTACTTCAACGAAATCTCACAAGTATTAATGCGGAAACAAATAGCAGAATAGATGGAAGGATTGATGGATTATATCGTGAGATACGACCCGCTTATAAGCCTGAAGGCTTTGAAAGCCTGATCGATAGAGAAGTGAATGACCCTCAATATGGTATGGGAATCAATACAGGTTTTAAGAATTATCATGGTTACTTTTACAGAAATTTTGATCCGGATGAAAAAATATTTACTTTTAATCACGGCTTTTCCGGTAATTTGCCTCCGTGGGTAAGAGATGTTACCATACCTTTAGTACAGGGAAAAGGTATTCCTACCCAGGTTTATTTCACTTTGCGACAAATGAAATTATTAAACATTCCTGAAGGAGATATACAAATTGTAAGAATGTCTCAAATACAAAATCTGGATACCGCGGCTTTTATTCATAATATAACTGGAGGAAAAATTATCTATAATTTTGATTCAGTAGATATTTTGGCTGCACCAAGTAATGAGTATATGAAAACAGTAATGATACAAGCGGGTTACGAGATTATAAGTGGCAATATAACAGGAAAAGGTCAATATATGTCAGTAAGAGATCTTAAAAATTATGATTTTCCGCTTAATCCTAAATTTAAAGGTTCTTATGAAGCATTTATGGAAAAATATGGATTATCCTGGTATGACATGTTATATTTAAATTATAATATAATAGTGAGAGTTAGATATACACAATAAAGAAATATGATACCCATAAAATTATTAAGAATAGAAAATCTTGAACCGGTAGGCGTAGATAATTTAGATGAATTTGTTCAGGGCTTACATAATGTTTTAGGTTATGATGTAGAGACTGTACATAAAATAGACAAAGAATTTGAGGGGTATTACCTGCTGCCAATGGGTTTTACAATTCCCGAAAGCGGAAATGGTATTGTAAAAGAAAATATCAATGAAAAGGTTTTTTTGTTAAGCGTGATCAATAGTAATATTCCGAGAATATTAGAAGAATGTAAGCCGGCAGGATTGACAAATTGGGCCCTTTTTTTCAGAGCCGGGACAGCAGTAATCGGTAAAAAAGAAGTAATTGCCGAAGCATTGGTTCATGAGGAAAATAAAGACATATGGTATGAAGACTTAGGCTATGATCAATATATTCCTGTGTCAAAGGATGGCACATATGAGACTGTCGCAAGATCAATTTTAACCTATTTAAAAGCTTATGATAATTATTTAAAGGAGCAGAATTGAATTTAACTGTTCTTCAAACATTTAAATTTGAATTACTCTTGCATAGGTATCATCTCCTTATTTATCCAGCAACACAATTTCATTCGCATCCACAATCTGATTTTGCACGGCGTAGATCACTAGCCCGGCCATATTTTTCACACAGGCTTTGATCATCAGGCTGGTCTTATGGGTTTCCACGGTTTTTGGCGAGATGTACAGGGCATCTGCGATTTCTTTGGTGCTGAACTGTTGGCAGACCAGCCGGAGGACCTCCGTTTCCCGTTCCGTAAGGCCGTCTTTGGAGGCCGGAGAAAATTCGGGAAGCTTATTGGACAGCTGGTTCCGCATGACTTCAACCTGTTCTTCTGAAAAATAATGCCCGTTGTGGTAGACGGCATGCATCACCTTCAGCAGCTCTTCCAGGTCGGTTTCTTTGGGCAGAAAAGCATGGGCGCCCATTTTCAGCATCTGCCCCATAAAAGAGCGCCGGTAAAAGCTGGACAGCACGATGATCTTCGGAGCTTCAGGTGTGGCAGCTAAGGCAGAGAGCACTTCAAGGCCGTCACCATGAGCCATTCTCAGATCCAGAAGGAGGAGATCCGGTAAGCCGGTTTCGGTTTCGGTCAGGAAATGATGGCCTCCGGTTGAGGTCAGTACGACTTCATAACCATTGGTGCTGTTGATGTAATTTTTTAAAAGCTGTACCAGCAGCAGGTCATCGTCCACAATGCCTACTTTGATTATTGAATTTTCCATATGTTGTGATTAAAGGCGGGTCATCATTATAAACCGGGTTCCTTTCTGCGGCCGGGACCTGAACCGGTAACGGGCTTTGATCTGCTCTGCTCTCAGCCGGATGCTTCTCATCCCGATGCCCGCAGGTTCTTTGTCGTATCCCCGGATAAGTCCTTTGCCGTCATCCGCTACCGTCAGGACCAGGTACCGTTCCGATATCCGTAAGGAAACGGTAATGACGGACGCGTCCGCATGTTTTAGTATATTGTTGATCAGCTCCTGCAGGATCCTGAAAAGATTCAGTTTTACAGGATTGCTGATACGGCGGGACAGATGCCGTACGGGATAATATTTTACCCTGATATTTCCTTTTACCTGTTCCAGATAATCCCAAATCAGTTCTTCCGGGCCGGTTTCGCTGAGGTCCGGAGGTGTCAGGTGATGGCTCATTTCACGGATGACACGCATTGAATTTTTTAAATCAAGATGCAGTTCACCGATATCCTGATACCGGGTATTCAGCCTTATCAGATTCAGCCGGGAAATAATATTGTCGTGAAGTTCTCCCGCAATTCTTTCCCGGTCTTTTTCCTGCAGGTAAAGTGCACTTTCGCTATATTCAGCCTGCATTTTATGGATCAGCAGGGAGGCTTTCTGTTTATTTTTCCTCACATGCGCGATATAGCGCAGGATCATCACGGTGATAAATCCCGTGACCAGCAATGCCAGTCCGATCCCGATCCATATCCAAAGGACAATTATACTTTCATTCTTCCCGTATTCCATCCCAGATTAATAAATGCAAGATAAAAAA from Chryseobacterium sp. SORGH_AS_0447 includes these protein-coding regions:
- a CDS encoding RebB family R body protein, yielding MSFVNQQITDAVTQTNVKVVAEAPAMALGNVYQTAAHSTGLMFENAVNNQNQQNILGQAATTQGVMQIYSVDTVADAISIARMMNPNP
- a CDS encoding response regulator transcription factor — protein: MENSIIKVGIVDDDLLLVQLLKNYINSTNGYEVVLTSTGGHHFLTETETGLPDLLLLDLRMAHGDGLEVLSALAATPEAPKIIVLSSFYRRSFMGQMLKMGAHAFLPKETDLEELLKVMHAVYHNGHYFSEEQVEVMRNQLSNKLPEFSPASKDGLTERETEVLRLVCQQFSTKEIADALYISPKTVETHKTSLMIKACVKNMAGLVIYAVQNQIVDANEIVLLDK
- a CDS encoding RebB family R body protein, giving the protein MTVNPQITDAVTQTNVKVVAEAPAMALGNVYQTAAHSTGLMFENAVNNQNQQNILGQAATTQGVMQIYSFDTVADALSIARMLNPNP
- a CDS encoding sensor histidine kinase — encoded protein: MEYGKNESIIVLWIWIGIGLALLVTGFITVMILRYIAHVRKNKQKASLLIHKMQAEYSESALYLQEKDRERIAGELHDNIISRLNLIRLNTRYQDIGELHLDLKNSMRVIREMSHHLTPPDLSETGPEELIWDYLEQVKGNIRVKYYPVRHLSRRISNPVKLNLFRILQELINNILKHADASVITVSLRISERYLVLTVADDGKGLIRGYDKEPAGIGMRSIRLRAEQIKARYRFRSRPQKGTRFIMMTRL
- a CDS encoding RebB family R body protein, giving the protein MTDSQNEINTEVVGMSSTVPAAISMQVNAHSTGLMYEQSVLNQQRDSLIGLSNSAMGIKKISSIRLKKEFNAFRKSRFDI
- a CDS encoding RebB family R body protein codes for the protein MANVNEQITDAVTQTNVKVVAEAPAVALGNVYQIAAHSTGLMFENAVNNQNQQNILGQAATTQGVMQIYSLDTVADAISIARMMNPS